The genomic stretch CGAATACACAAATTTTGTGTTTTGGTACGGTAATtcggtatttaccaaattatgcacaACCCTAGTTGAACACTCCAACTTATCTAGTGATCATTTAGACACCTTTCGTTTGCGTAAGTGTACCGTGTGCACACTTGGATATGATAGATCTCAAGCGTGAGTTGCACTTGCGAATGACATGGTAAAGTAACAAACAGAAAAATGATACGTGTAATTTTgaggaaaaaataaaatttaactgATCATTTCGTGGACTTCAAAATTTTTGTCCTACTCGGGAAGGCTATAACTGATAAAAAGTATTCTTTTTCTCTATGCAAACGTTTTGGTGCCAGATATTTATCATGCCAAAAAAGATCATACAACAAGTTGAAGCTGTGTGTAAAAGATTTCTCTGCACTAGAGGAAACGAGATAACCATGAAGGCATTAGTTTCATGGGACAAAATATGTTATCCCAAATTAACTGGAGGTTTTAATGTGATTGATATCTATATATGGAATAAGGCTTCTATATGCAAACACTTTTGGGATTTATACAAGAAAAAAGACAGATTATGGATCAAGTGGATCCATAACTACTATGTGAAGAGCAATCACTTGTGGGAGGTTAAACATCGAAATGCTTCTTGGATGGTGATCAAGATGTTTAAGGCATAGGAGACTGTCGAAACTGCTGGCTATACATATGAAGATCTAATGGATATTACTTAGTTCTCATTTAAGAAGTTCTATCACATGTTATGAGGTGACTTCCACAAGATTAGCTGGAGAAGACTAGTATGTAATAATCCTGGATGCAACAAATGGACTTTTATCTTGCAACTGGTAGCTCTTGGGAGAATATATACGAAGGACAGGCTGCTTAAGTGGGGTGTAGTAACAAACTTAGAGTGTCCTCTATGCAACACTAAAGATGAATCCATATAACATCTGTTCTTCAACTTCAAGTTCTCTATAGAATTATGGACCAAACTACTCAACTGCCAAGGCATCAACAGATTACCTATGGGATGGAGTCAAGAAGTTAACTGGGCAATCAATTATGCTAAAGGAAAAAATGCCAAAGCTGGCATATTTAGGATGGTGATGGCTGGTTGTATATACTATCTGTGGTAAGAGAGGAACCAAAGGACTTTCTTGGGCAAACAAAAAAGTGTTGCATGCCTCTGCAAATTGATAGTACAAGACATACATGGAAGAGGACAATGGAACATGTTGTAAAAAGGGATGGGGGAGGTTAAGGAGATAGTTGTGCTAAAATTGGGGTTGTCCAGCTTtaaagattttgatttttttaacaCATTTTTCCCTTGGTAAATAAAATTTGAATAATTACCAACAAAAAAGAAATATGTTAAAAGAGACCTCTCCCCTATGCCCCACTTTATGCCCCACTTTCTACTTCTTCTTACGCCGAATTCCAAACAAATAGAAAAATGATgtgtaaaaaaaatatatacttatTAAAAAGCCCTTGCTTCAATTCTTTCCATTCCCTCCTCTTCCTTTCTAATTCATCCAAACCTCTCCCTCTTCAACTGTTATCTAAAGCCTAATGTTCTATAAATTTCTCCTATTTAAGTTAGGTACGGGTTTTCGAGCTTTCTATCCTGATATATAAAATACAACTAACTGGATAGTGTGGATtgtattatattttttggaaGAGAGAGGGAGAGAATAAAATTGGGTTAAGGGATAGTGGGGTTCatgtgaaaaaaaaaataagtatAATTATAAGGGCCTTCACGTTGCGTGGAAAATAAATATTTTGCCATATCAGCGGAGAGGTTCACGAGATGCACTTGCGTCAAGTTGAGATCTAAATGATCATTAGGTAAGTTGGAGTGTTCAACTGACAGTTGGAGCCAACTTCaaatatttgtttatgtatttttgCCCTTTTATAAAGGTAACATAATTTTGCTCTGACATCAATGAGACATAATTGAAGAAGAGAAATATTAAATTTGTGACATCATGGGCAATGTGGTTACTAACTTCccttaaattaaaagaagaatATGTAGTTAGAGCTGTGAGTTAAAAGGAATTGACAAATTGTTTTAATGCATAATCACAGAAAAGCAGAAGCCACACATACTTGCTGAAAATTTTCGTTGCACGCTATAGGAATTAGGGGCAGCCTCTCCTAAAACCATACTATAACATGGAGCAAAAGGTGTCACAAaagtttaaggaaagaaaaagaacataAAAAGAACATAACCCAATAAAAAATTAACAAATTCACTGTAGGCCTCTATATTGAAGATTTATGTGAATCAACTGAAGAACTTTAGTTGGACAGAATtgagaaaagagaggaaaaatgagCTTAGCTCAGTATTTCTGAAATTAACTAAGAAGAAGTACTGTTACATTGCCTAACTAATCGCCTATGTACACATCTCCCTTCTAACTAACAAACTAACTCCCACGCGTACAAATACATATCCCATTTAACAAAATGTAATAACAAATATTCTACTCCTATTCTATTTCTATTAACAGATATTGACAGCTCATGCAATCCCTTTTTCATCACTCCCCCTCAAGATGGTAGGTGCAAAGACATTGAGCACTCCCAGCTTGCCAATTAGACACTCATGTTGTGGTCTTCCTAATCCCTTCGTTAGAACATCTGCCAACTGCTCCCTTGAAGGAACGTATTGAGTTTTCACTAGTTCCTCTTGTATCTTCTGTCTAATGAAATGACAGTCGATCTCTATATGCTTTGTTCATTCGTGAAACACTGGATTTGTTACTATTTGCATTGCAGCTCTACTATCACTATGTACATTTACTGGGAGTTTCAGCTATGTTCCCAGCTCCTTTAGTAATGCTGCTAGCCAAACAACCTTTGAAACTGCACTTGCCATGCTTCTGTATTCAGCTTCAGCTGAGCTTTTTGAAAGTGTGTTTTGCTTCTTTGACTTCGATGAAACTGGTGATTCTCCAAGCTTGATTTGGTATCCTGACACTGACTTTCTAATGTTAGGACATGAGGTCCAATCAGCATCACAAAAAACATTGATTTCACTTGAATTTTGACTGCTCAGCAAGATTCCCAGTCCTAGTTCCCTTTTAATACTACTCTTATGGCAGCTGCATAAATTGGCTGAGGGTTTGTATTGAGAATGCAATATCTGGCATGGACATAGTTAGGTACAATAATTTCCCAATAAGCTTCTGATATTGGCCTACATCTGCCAATATTTGATCTTCTATTGTGCACATCAGCTTGTCCAGTTCTGGAACTATCAGCTTGATATTTGTCTCTAATGGTGTCCAGGCTGGTTTTGCTCCACTTAGTCCCATGTCTGAAATTATTTCCAATGCATACTTTCTCTGATTTATCAGGATACCCTTGTTGGATCTACTGAACTCCATGCCAAGAAAAAACTTCAGTTCACCCAAGTCTTTGATCTTAAAAGCCTGTTGCAAGAAGACTTTGGTGGCTTCAATCAACTCCAAATGTTTCCTGTAACcaacatgtcatcaacatatattagtATCACCATTATATCTGCTCATTTCTTCTTGATGAATAATGAATGGTCTAAATTGCTTTGCTTGAACTCAGCCTCCACCAATGCCTCTGTCAGCTTTAAGTTCCATTATCTGCTTGCTTGTATTAGACCATAAAGAGATTTTACAAGTCGACGAACCAATCCAGACTCCCCCTGACTTGTAAAACCCTATGGTAGATGCATATAGACCTTATCAAGTAAGTCTCCTTGCAAGAAGGCATTGTAGACATCTAATTGTTGAACTGGCCAATTATGCATAGCCATCAATGAAAGGACT from Nicotiana sylvestris chromosome 12, ASM39365v2, whole genome shotgun sequence encodes the following:
- the LOC138882653 gene encoding uncharacterized mitochondrial protein AtMg00810-like, with the translated sequence MGIFSSVVEAWTFQEASKDPRWVEVMKHLELIEATKVFLQQAFKIKDLGELKFFLGMEFSRSNKGILINQRKYALEIISDMGLSGAKPAWTPLETNIKLIVPELDKLMCTIEDQILADVGQYQKLIGKLFCHKSSIKRELGLGILLSSQNSSEINVFCDADWTSCPNIRKSVSGYQIKLGESPVSSKSKKQNTLSKSSAEAEYRSMASAVSKVVWLAALLKELGT